GACTTTTATTGCCACCCCAGCACACAAGAAGCTGTCACCCACAGCAGAccaagggggagagagaggcatTCCCGTGTTTTGAGAACATAGCAGCAGTTTATTTACAGTTCCTCAGCCATTCTCTGCCCCTGCAGAGGCTGTGCTAAGTCAGTCCCAGCTCTCACCAAGCTTTAGGAGGACCTTGGGTGGCAGGGAGATGCAGGTTGTCACAGGAAATGCCTCAGCCCCTTGGCCTGAGCACCCTAGGAAGTGGTGCCACAGGGCCGAACGATggccaggagagcaggaggatACCGGTGCAAGTGAAGGAAActccccctccagcagcagttACTGGGATCTCCCATTTCAGATCCAAGGGCAGGGACAACCTGAAGCTGCCTCAACTCCTTGAAATCCTTTGGCACATGGAGTCCATAGGCATCTCTCCCGCCCTCTCCAGCACAGGCATCTGAGGAATAGCTCAGCACAGCTTAGTACGGCCGAAACTTGCGCTGGGCTCGCATCAGCGCGATTCTCTGCTTGTCCTCCTCAAATTTCTTCCTCAACTGGGCGATGTCTGAAACGGGCAGAAAGAGAAAGCGGACAGGTCACACGGGAGCAGCAGACCTTCCTCTCCTGGGGAGCTTCACTTTCACACACCAGGAGGGGCTCAGTCCTGACACCGGCAAACACAGGCTTCCCAGAGCAGGTCCTTTTGTGCCTGGGCTGAGTGCCAAGCTGGGGCTCTGGCCGTTCATCtctggcagtgctgcagctcCCTCTTGGGGAGGAAACTGGCTAGTTTTCCCTTTCAATTACTGCCTTTGTGCAGACTGAAGAAACATCTATTGGAAAGCCACGACCTGCGCACTCTCCCGCAAAATATTCCAGCAGCCCTTGCTAGGACAAGTGGTGGCAAGGGGCACCCAAGAGCTGGCAAGGCCATTCGCACAACCACCCAGCCACGTGCAGCTGGACGTAGcctctgctgaaggaaaaaggatgCTCTTTGGGCTTCAGCGTGAGAGACAAGAGACACGGGCAGGGGTAGGAGGAGACTCGGACACTCACGCTCTCTCTTGGTCTCGCGATGCTGCCAGGCATAGAAGTTGAGCAGCTCTTTGCGGgcccttttctgtttctccctctccagCACCCGCAGGTTGGCAGCCTCTGTCCGGGGCAGGCCAGGCTTCCGGCCCTTTCGCGTTACCTTCACCCAGCCCTCCTCATCTGGAATACCCTCCTCCTTGGCCGCTTTGGCTTCTTCCTGTAAAGACAGGAGGGTGAGGCAGCTCAGTGCAGACAGGCTGCCAGCCAGCCTGATGCACGGCTCTCCCACAGTCCCCCTTAAACACATGCAAAGCTACAGCTCCTGCACAAGACTTGAAGGAAGGAGTGGGTCCAAGGGTGCAGGCACTCAGCTCTCAGTCACAACACTACACACCAGCCAGGACCCAATTTATTTGTGGATACGTATTGTAAGCCCTGGGTGGAAGGGTCAGGTGTTGTGGACCAAACCAGGACCTGACTGCCCACCAGCAACTGGGAGTAAAACAACCCTGCCAACCAGTGTGTTTCCCTCTGCCCTTTCCACTGAGGCCAGAGCACTGACAgatcttctctcttcctttcctctccccaaacACACTGCTTAGCTGGGttccttccccagcctggcCTCACCTCTGCTATCTTTTTGTCATAGTCTTGCATGTAGGCATCCACCTCAGCCTTCAGCTCCTCCGGATCCATGACTGAGGCCGCATAGCTGGCAATCCACTCTGAGACAGAGAGCAGAAGTTAGCAGTAGCCTCTGTTAGAAGCAAGCCCTAGTGTGATGCCTTTGGGCGGCTCTAGAGAGAACTGCTGTGGGGAAGGACACACTGTTCCCATTCCTGTTCAGCCTCCCCACTGCCACAGCTCAACCAACTTGCAGCCCAGGCCACAGCCAGTAAGCGATGGGAAGAGCTTGCAACTTTCCCAAGCAGGAGTGGGTTAGCCTTAAGCCCAAGAGGTGCAACATTCAGGGCTGTGTTCCTGTCAAGGGGTCACATCTGAAGTGCTGTCATCTTGACAGACACCTGGTACCTGTTATTGAGTCTGGATTCCATTTTGAGGGCAAGACACAGCCAGCTTCTCTGAATCTATGCAATACTGAAAAGATATCAGGAAAAACTGCCCTTCCATTGTACCAAGTGACCCCATTCTCCCATAGGGTCACTGGACCAGGCTACAACATCCAGTACAATAAGATCGCTACCTTGTGAATAATAAAAGCAAGACAATGAAACACTGGATGTCTCCCGGCTCAGTACAAAATGGTGATAATTAATCTGGGACGTGCAGGGTAGGATTCAGCAAGGAATAAGTATAGTTATTCCCTGGCACTAGCTAGCAGGAAGATAGCTAGTGTTGACTTACTGCTAATGCCGGTTTTCACAGGGTGACTCTCTGTTGATATCAGCAAGGGACCTTCCTGTGACAGGGCCTTGGCTGCCTGGACACCAGCTGGTTTCCTGAACACCACATATGCCACTTGAAACccctaaaagaaaaagacaccCAGGCCAGTCAGATACATTGGGGAAATTGGTGACACAGCAAGGagctgcagtatttaaaaaaaaaaaaaaaatttaaaaaaaaaaaaaaatcaaaccacaaGTTGCAGCGGGATAGCAAAAAAAGATAACGTAAACTTAAATAAGTAAACACATCACCCAGTGCCCCCAAATCGTTTCCCATATGTCATGTTCCAAATAGTACCATTCAGTGCTTGCGATCTTTTCCCATTCTGACTACTGAAACATCAGTATTCCCCTCCCCCCAAGCTTTACCGTTACAGTTTTGCGGTTGAAGAATTTGGAggtcagtttttcttttttctctcccgGCCCTGGCTTGTCACAGATGTCCACAGACTGGACACGCCCGCAGCGGGCGAACAGCCTAGACAGAGTCTCCTTGACGCGGAGAGTGAGAGAGAACAAGCGgtacagaaaagcaggagcGATTCCCTCTCCCCGCCCACTCACGCCCGGCCTACAGAGCGCTCCGGGAGGCGCTCCGGCACgaccccagcccctctgcccgcAGCCACCCCGAGGCACGCCTGGCTCCTTCGCCCACGGCCCCGCGCTCCTGAGGCGATGCCCTCGGCCtccagccccccctccccgcccccccaatCGGTGAGATCCCCCGCCGCGGGCCGCCCGGCGCCAGCCCCGCTCACCGGGCTGCAGTACGGGGGGACGTTGATGACGAAGAGGGTGCGGCGAGGCGGGTGCGCGGTGTCGGCCCCTTCCCGCACCTGGTGCTCCTTCACCAACAAGCAGTGGGGCGAGCGCTGCCGCGCCCCGAACTTCACCGCCAGAGCTGCAAGCGACGCACCGGTTAAAGACCCCGCTGGCGCCCCGGTCCCGCTCCCGGCCCCTCTCCGCTGCCCCGGGCCCCCTCACCCGTGTAGCCCGCCGGCGCCGCTCCGACCACACGCTCCTCGGCGGCCGCCATCTTAGCTCGGCGGGAagcggcggggcgcgggggccgcCGGGAGTTGTAGTTCCCAGGGCCGGCTTGGCGCTGCTAATGGCCGCGCTGAGGGACCCGCCGCCGCCCGACCGCTGAGCGTAACAAAAAGGTTTCCCCATGCAGAGCATCTTACAGGATGGTCTGTAAGAAAGCTTATTAGACACCATCATTTAGTGTAAcagttctgaaaatgaagaccTGAACAGTGTAAAACACAGGCAGTGTGCTTAATCCTAGAGAGGCAAataatagaagaaataaatcttaaaGATACgtaaaaacattcaaaaacaACTGTAAGaacaactgtttttaaagactCTTGTTAatcaataaaggaaaaaaaaatgacctttaCAGAGAAACTTGTATTTATGACTGAATGGAAGACAAGACCACTccaaaaataaagatattgaaGCAAGACATAGGTACAAGATGAAAAAAGGTCAGTGAAAGTAAGACATGATATGGAGAGTTGACTCAACCAAATATCCAAGTTAATGAACGCTATCAGAAGAAATAGTACATGCAAAACTCATGAAAATACACCAGACAAACTTGCAAACTGTGGCATCGCTTCAGAAGTCatcatgtttttgaaaaagcaaaggaaaaagaaagaaacactaTTACAAATTACCTACCACCTGTCCTGCCCAGCCATATTGAATTAGTGGCAAGCAATCAGTGTTTCATATGCGAGTTTATCATCTCTAACAGCccaggaaaaaaccaaacaaaaaatataatcatGCTGCATGAGGGCAAATGTGCACAGATGTGAGGTCAGAAGGTGGTAGGTGAGCTCAGTGGAAGGCAAACAAGATTAGCATGACAATTGCAGGACAGCCAGGAGAAATTGGAGAGCTGCAAGGTGAACGACCTGAAAAGGACTAGGAATAACTGGTTACTCTTCTTTCAGTGTGAAACGAAAGAAGCCACACTATGAAGTATTAGAAGACTAAGATAACTTTAGAGAGCTGACTGAGAACAGGAAGAGCAATGCACACCAATACATTGCTGTAAGACAAATCATGGAGTGGTATTTAGGCAATCATTGACTTCACTgatttaaaggggaaaaaaaaaaacccaaacccaccatAGATCACAGAGCTAGAGAACAGAGCAGTAGTTCTTCCAAGGAAGTATGTTAATGTCATCGTAATTTCTCACAGATAACCTAAACACAATGCACAATTTAACAGCAAGTTACAAAGTGCATCTTGCTATTTGGCTTTTGGAATAGACATGAAtctattaataataaaaatacttgaatcTCTCCATTCTTTCAGAAGAGACCAGATAAGCACTCACAGTACATGCGTCTTCACATTTCCACAGCTTTCTATCTAGCTGATAATGAAAGTACCCTACTTCACCTAGAACAGGTATCCTGAtttcacagctgtattttaatagaattacttttaaaattactaggCTGTCAATAACGAaagtcattctttttcttttctgtgacaACAGAATTGGAACTAGGTGGGGACACAAATTGCTCCCACTTAGCAAGAATCAGCTACTAATTTCGATGAGCCAGATTAAAAGGCTTAGGAGTATCAATTCTCTCATCCATATACTCCTCTTGCTCTTCATCACATTATCAGTTTTGAAGTTTCTATATTCTTCTGAAAGCACGCTTGATTCAATGTTGGAACAACTCCACCTATCTTTAGTTGCTTCACAGCATCTAAAAAGGCTTAGAATCCACTCTCTGTATAACAAACGTTTATTCAGAAACAGTTAATACATTATCTTCTCCAACCCCTAAtgtttcctccccctcccccatttttttttttaataaaacacaggTGTTTGATGGGCAATCTAAAAAAGGAGAACAATAGCTGTCTTAGGTCCCCTCCCCTACAAACATCTGCTGTTCACATGAAGCACCCTACCAATAACGGTGTCATTGGCTTCCAAACCAAAGAGAGTACTCTGGAAAAACAAGTCCTGCCAAGTCCTCAGTTATTTCCACGCTAAAAGGGATACAGTGAGATAGAGGAATGGTCTGCATGAGCTAGATAGAGCAAAGAGTTAATACagaacaagaaagcaaaagaaacataGGCTTGACCAAGAAATGGAATCTGGACCTACAACAGTTACAGAGAGTCCATTAAAGTTCAGCAGAGCTGAACAGAATGGATTACGTTAGTCTCCTAGCTAGAAGGATCAAGCTCAAATGCCAGCCAGATTCTGGAAGTGGCTCTTAGCTTTCCTCTCTTATAACACAACTTGAACAAATACAAACGAACGGAGCTACTGGGACTTCAAATATCCATGGCAATAATGCTGCACTAACAAAGGAAGTATCGGAAGTGCCACCTAGCGGCCTGTGGCTCGTCACAGATGCTCACTGGCCCAAGGTACATCCTCGCTGCTCTGCACGGCACTTGCTTAACACTCCTCTCCTGTGTTCCTTACGGAGCACTaactgctctcctctccctgaagCCATGAAGTGCAGCAATCATCCTCCAAATCCATGCAGTGAGCAGCATGCCCGCACAGCGGCCAAACGTTGCTCAAATGACATCTCTCAAAGTAGTGAGTTCTCAGGCGCAAGAAAAGACCGCTTCCTATGTATTAGTATCTGAAAAAGGCCCCTAGCTCCTTCCATTTTATAGGAGACTGGGTAAGTTacaaggtaagaaaaaaaaaaaaatcaatgtccCTGCATCAGCAGGAGGATGCAATACAGTCCAATGGGAGTGAAACACTTGGATTTCCTCTAACCCTGAACACAGGACTGGTTCTCTTTTTTCAGTccagaaagaagagagcaaCTGACCCTGACCCTACAGGGCTAATATATTCATTGTACAAATGccagaacctttttttttccccccacctctctgCATTACCAGAGTCGAAGCATCCCTCCCATAGCACAATGGGTGGTGCACTTGTGCATATGTCCTTTCTACCTGATGCCTCTGTTGGCTGGCATACACAGCGGGAAGCTGAGTTTTTCACACTTCTTCTCAGTGTCACAGCTGCTGAGCAGAAAAACGTCCAACAGCCAGAGTGAAGCAGTATGCCACCGAATGCACACAAGTCAAAGATGCATCATGGCGCTTCCTGTACGGAGCCACACCTGACTTTGTACCCCATGCAGCAATTTCAGAAACAATGTGTTGTTCTTGCCTGCTGATAATCAAGGGGATGCACCTTTTAGTTAAGGGTCagtcagaagaaaagagaaggagatcACCACTCCTTCCCTCAAAGTCTATGTGCACTTTTAATGGCCACTAGGGGCTTTGGAGTAAAGGAGGGAGTTACATGGTATATGCTTGGTAATACATTACTGGCAGAAGGGGGAGGttattcttttggaaaaaaaatcatggaagaAAACTCCAactatgaaaacagaaagtacaCACACAAGAGGAAACACTATTGTACAGTAAGGTAGCGatcatagaaaacaaaaaatttcaaGGCAGGCAAATGCAAATAACATCTGCACTCCTGCACTTTTCCTCATTCCCCAACTTAAATGAGTTTTCCAGTCCGCTGCTTGCTCCCCCTTCTCAGAGtttaattttgaattctgtGGGCTGCACAGAGGCAGAGACCCCTGAGGATTTGAAGAGTGCCTTCAAGATAGTGTCAGGGTCCACTTCAGCTGGGGGATTTGAGGAGGCGCTTGCACTTGACCGGCGTggttctccttccttcttcactgaaggGGTATCACTCAATCGGctggaggattaaaaaaaaaaaaaagcagtatttaacCTCTcgttatgaaataaaatttaacattGTGGCTGCATTTACTGTTATTCATGTTGCCCCCTTACCTTATATTAGAGATAAAGGCTTTGAATATGCTTTCCTCACAAGAAAACTTCCTCATCTCAGACTCATTTTGAACCTCAGGGCTGAGAACACTATAGAGTCAAGCTATATTGCACTCAGCTCAACATAAGAGTGccacagagaggaagagaaggaaaatattcatGGGACAACAATTTGCCAACAGTTTCCCTCCCCTCAGGTACTCCTCAAAACAGAACCTGAAAACATGTTTGGttcttccccccacccaaaGGACACTTACAGCAATATAGGCTGGTCTGAGGTGATGACATTCCCATTCATATGAAGATTGCATTTCATTGGTTGACCTAAacaaaaacacaataaaaaaagtcattctatCAGAATTGTGGTAAGGCAAGACCCCAGAAATATCACGCTACAGTGCAAGCAATAGAGTTCCACATGCTAGGGAAACATGAGAAAGAACAGCCGATACATCTTTTGTTGCAAAATGACAGCAACAGAAGAGCCACTAAAACGCTCAGTACAATATAAAGAATCACACTAATTAAGAAGTTACATATAGGTACAAAACCCTTAGCAGAGACACAAGAGAATCTCCCATTCTCAGCTGTCTGCTCCTCACCTGACATTCGTAACACGTCACTcatctacagaaagaaaacacatgtaTTTCCAGCTAAAAATTAACAGCTAATTTCAGCCTGTAAGAACATTGCAGGTGGATCCAGATTAAAAATTGCATTGTTCAAAGTCTATGGAGAAGCTGATACTAATTGTTTTACAAGTCCAATTCAAAATGTCTCTGACTACACCTTGAGACTTTTGCAAATATTAGTTTCACTTGTACTTTGCAAACAGCTATTCTATAACGAGGTAAAGCCTTCCTAAGGGCTATCTAGCTCTTGGCACTGgattagaaacaaaagaaatttaatctGGAAGTTAGACCAGCAGACTCACTGGGACCCTGCCTCTAGCTTTGAGCATTCTTTTTctaggaaaagatttttttgaatttCACTTAAATAAACTGTGCATATATTCAGCTAGTTACATAGGTGCATATTACATTGTCTAGCTCTTGAACTGATTTTCTGGCATTTCCTCTCTCTTGGTAGCATATAAGCATCTGAGATGCTTTTAAACTCTCCGCTGAGGTGGAAAAGTCATCATTGATTTATCTATCCTAAAAGCAACGCTGGCCTCAAACTTACCATCTAAGCACCTGTTGTTGTATTTCTTATATGCTGTGATAGCATCTTCTTTCTTCACAAATACTACCTCAGCCACTCCAGGGTGCACCAGCCGGGCTCGCTTCAGAGCGCCACACACACAGAATAACTCCTGAGGGCAGAAAGTTAGTCATGACCATGGTCACATCAAAGGTACCGCTTCAACCAAAGATACTGAGTGAGAAAGGTTTAGTTTCCTAATTGCACCACCCATCCTGCTTAGTAAACACATGGCAGAATCTTGACACTTATTGTGTTTGCTATGGTATGAGTACTTGGCATTAGTAATACAGGTTGCACAAGAAGAAAAGTTCAAGGCCAGTACTCTATACCATTTGTCACGCATGAAGACCAGGCTCGTTCTTAGCCTGCTGGGAATGGAAGCACCTAGATGGGGGCATAAGTTCAAGGAGAACACCAAGCATCATTTGGCACGAACTCTTCTATACGATGTCAGGTATCTCAGTACACCCTAAAAATGGGATTCTGTCCCATGTTCTTAAGTAcacagtttcttaaaaaaagtgaacaaaagccaaaacaatCAGGAATCAAAGtttctgcaaggaaagcaaACCCACATATCAACTGATTTGTCAAAAGAGGTAGGATAAGGGAAGGAAGCGTCACTCATCCACAGTTCAGCAGTAAGCAACACTCACAACAATGTCTTCCTCTGTGACTCGAGGATGCAGATTGTTTACGGTCATCTTTGTGCCTTCCAAAGGACTGAACGCCAGCTGCCAACACAAACAAATGCATCACATAAAAAAGGTCAGAAATGCAGCAGGCAagacagcacagcagagaaagcattaaaaaaagtcactaaAGGGATGTCTGGGAAAgtctgtacacacacacaaaggagaGAGCTACAGCTAGTAACGGGAAGTATCAATGCTCACAAAAGCCCAGCTCATCTGATGGTGAAAAGGAGCTCCTTTT
Above is a genomic segment from Gymnogyps californianus isolate 813 chromosome 1, ASM1813914v2, whole genome shotgun sequence containing:
- the RRP7A gene encoding ribosomal RNA-processing protein 7 homolog A; translation: MAAAEERVVGAAPAGYTALAVKFGARQRSPHCLLVKEHQVREGADTAHPPRRTLFVINVPPYCSPETLSRLFARCGRVQSVDICDKPGPGEKKEKLTSKFFNRKTVTGFQVAYVVFRKPAGVQAAKALSQEGPLLISTESHPVKTGISKWIASYAASVMDPEELKAEVDAYMQDYDKKIAEEEAKAAKEEGIPDEEGWVKVTRKGRKPGLPRTEAANLRVLEREKQKRARKELLNFYAWQHRETKREHIAQLRKKFEEDKQRIALMRAQRKFRPY